One Equus quagga isolate Etosha38 chromosome 5, UCLA_HA_Equagga_1.0, whole genome shotgun sequence genomic window carries:
- the LOC124239536 gene encoding cytochrome c oxidase subunit 7A-related protein, mitochondrial, with amino-acid sequence MYYKFSGFTQKLAGAWASEAYSPQGLKPLVSTEAPPIIFATPTKLTSDSTAYDYAGRNKVPELQRLFQKSDGVPIHLKRGLPDQMLYRTTMALTLGGTIYCLIALYMASQPRNK; translated from the exons ATGTATTACAAGTTTAGTGGCTTCACGCAGAAGTTGGCGGGAGCATGGGCTTCCGAGGCCTATAGCCCCCAG gGATTAAAGCCTCTAGTTTCCACAGAAGCACCGCCTATCATATTTGCCACACCAACTAAACTGACTTCTGATTCTACTGCATATGATTATGCTGGGAGAAACAAAGTTCCAGAGCTGCAGAGGTTGTTCCAG AAATCCGATGGTGTGCCCATCCACCTGAAACGAGGCCTGCCTGACCAAATGCTTTACCGGACCACCATGGCGCTGACGCTGGGAGGGACCATCTACTGCCTGATCGCCCTCTACATGGCTTCACAGCCCAGAAACAAATGA